A genomic window from Pecten maximus chromosome 6, xPecMax1.1, whole genome shotgun sequence includes:
- the LOC117329831 gene encoding NXPE family member 3-like — protein MHDMVAGFKNNNIIERTPCSVKPNVFGLTNMCNFTEENYGLHWFCGKPRNPKLKCQDWKFTKGHRTDHLSKTERHIARVHKHMLLQKSPTITITGGTDYVPSPDLPCYKRPIKETWLEESPVGFYYKGKWHQRGCKNTFIPSKISYETCLRDQYLFLIGDSNIRSWFDHIMRKGDMVIPKNGNGRRWFSLRKAVREDLNFTLLWAVHELPFYTGEDSPREMIKSVAWYIDRIPNMKKVTVVLHNMMHFARTTPSEFREHIRDVKFAIGRLFKRIPGARVFVKGPHSATFVGLLKPLDFIRKIHEQLFYEELIEFHNKITYLNEWDLTACIENVNVHPSPSTVGDMIDMFMSYLCEA, from the exons ATGCATGATATGGTCGCCGGATTTAAGAACAACAACATAATAGAACGTACGCCATGCAGTGTGAAACCAAACGTGTTTGGATTGACTAACATGTGTAATTTTACAGAAGAAAACTATGGTCTTCATTGGTTTTGCGGGAAACCAAGAAATCCGAAACTAAAATGCCAGGACTGGAAGTTTACCAAAGGACATCGTACCGACCATTTAAGTAAAACTGAAAGACATATTGCGAG GGTCCACAAGCATATGCTGTTACAGAAAAGCCCGACAATAACGATAACGGGAG GTACAGATTATGTTCCCTCTCCCGATCTACCATGTTACAAGAGACCAATCAAGGAAACTTGGCTTGAGGAATCACCGGTTGGATTTTATTATAAAGGCAAATGGCACCAGCGAGGATGTAAAAACACGTTCATACCTTCCAAGATTTCATATGAGACCTGCTTACGTGATCAATACCTGTTCTTGATTGGCGATTCAAATATCCGTTCATGGTTTGATCATATAATGCGAAAGGGTGATATGGTTATACCTAAGAATGGAAATGGCAGACGCTGGTTCAGTTTGAGGAAAGCTGTACGTGAGGATTTAAATTTTACGCTTCTGTGGGCCGTTCACGAGCTGCCATTCTATACAGGAGAGGACTCTCCAAGGGAAATGATCAAGTCTGTAGCATGGTACATAGATCGTATTCCTAACATGAAAAAAGTGACAGTTGTTTTGCATAATATGATGCATTTCGCTAGAACCACGCCATCTGAATTTCGCGAACATATTCGAGACGTCAAATTTGCGATTGGTAGACTGTTTAAGCGTATCCCAGGAGCAAGAGTGTTTGTCAAAGGGCCACACTCTGCAACATTTGTAGGTCTTCTGAAACCATTGGATTTTATTAGAAAAATTCACGAACAATTATTCTATGAGGAATTAATAgaatttcataacaaaataacatatctGAACGAATGGGATTTAACAGCATGTATTGAAAATGTCAATGTCCATCCCAGTCCTTCAACCGTTGGCGATATGATAGATATgtttatgtcatatttgtgtGAAGCTTAG